A single Pseudobdellovibrionaceae bacterium DNA region contains:
- a CDS encoding trypsin-like serine protease, producing the protein MSHFPCLLPLSLISLALLSGCSRPMTPSPQLETSSGFSIIGGESVPPDSPLQAHVASIVMFRDEDPNWLNVCTGTFLTPEILLTAAHCVPEAGRNDLLRVYRSVDIWKDSVSLKVMGFIQHKGYDPQKSYLNDLAVVRLEAPQDGVKTVDYQRSVPSMPLTWKFLAVGYGRTSGRTSEIDPSGGAGVLRSVELAADFYEPSIFYFKAQISNKQGVCTGDSGGPALYSNVEYDRDWIQSAVTEPQNRSVR; encoded by the coding sequence ATGTCGCACTTCCCGTGCCTCCTGCCCCTGAGCCTTATTTCGCTCGCGCTCCTCTCGGGCTGCTCACGTCCCATGACTCCTTCCCCCCAGCTGGAAACTTCGTCGGGTTTCAGCATCATCGGCGGTGAATCCGTCCCGCCGGACTCTCCCCTTCAGGCCCATGTCGCATCGATCGTGATGTTTCGTGACGAAGACCCGAATTGGCTGAACGTCTGCACCGGCACTTTCTTGACCCCCGAGATCCTTTTGACCGCCGCCCACTGCGTTCCGGAGGCGGGCCGCAATGACCTTCTGCGAGTCTATCGGTCCGTCGACATCTGGAAAGACAGTGTCAGCCTGAAAGTCATGGGGTTCATTCAGCATAAGGGCTATGATCCGCAGAAGTCCTACCTGAATGACCTCGCCGTCGTCCGCCTTGAAGCTCCGCAAGACGGGGTCAAAACGGTCGACTATCAACGGAGTGTTCCCTCGATGCCTCTGACCTGGAAATTCCTTGCGGTGGGCTATGGCCGAACTTCGGGCCGCACTTCTGAGATCGACCCTTCCGGCGGAGCCGGTGTCCTGAGGTCCGTCGAACTCGCGGCCGATTTCTACGAGCCTTCAATTTTCTACTTCAAGGCGCAGATTTCGAATAAGCAAGGCGTCTGTACCGGCGACTCGGGTGGTCCGGCGCTCTACAGCAACGTGGAATACGACCGGGATTGGATCCAGTCCGCCGTGACCGAGCCGCAAAATAGATCGGTACGCTGA
- a CDS encoding VF530 family DNA-binding protein has protein sequence MGTLKHGRPSRLTEKEAPRPRHHAGNDGDRCFTHEPSIKSSLKFLRRTPWARDKVEQLYRWRADTGWDPRDNAK, from the coding sequence ATCGGTACGCTGAAGCATGGACGACCATCCCGCCTTACCGAAAAAGAAGCACCCCGCCCCCGGCATCACGCTGGAAATGATGGTGACCGCTGTTTCACCCACGAGCCCAGCATCAAATCGAGTTTGAAGTTCCTGAGGCGGACGCCCTGGGCCCGCGACAAGGTCGAGCAGCTTTACCGCTGGCGCGCGGACACCGGCTGGGATCCGCGCGACAACGCGAAATAA